One stretch of Chryseobacterium sp. LJ668 DNA includes these proteins:
- a CDS encoding putative DNA modification/repair radical SAM protein, with amino-acid sequence MNFDRLKEKLEILADAAKYDVSCSSSGGSRKNKKGALGDSSASGICHTYTEDGRCVSLLKVLLTNHCIYDCAYCVSRSSNDIKRAAFTVEEVVDLTINFYRRNYIEGLFLSSGIFKNADTTMERLVRVAKKLRLEENFNGYIHLKSIPGASDLLMQEAALYADRLSINIEIPTESGLKLLAPEKNREDMLNPMKYIQSGITQYKEEKKIFRKVPKFAPAGQSTQMIVGATNENDLQIIKVADHFYKNYNLKRVYYSGYVPVLEDTRLPALTTAVPMLRENRLYQSDWLMRFYGFKADEILDPHMPFLDLEVDPKLSWALRHLDQFPINLQSADYQMILRIPGIGVKTAKKIVSARRFQVLTIENLQKLGAAVNRAKYFIDFNAGNVFLRHLTDLNLKKLLIGGSTSKFQDQFSQQLTLF; translated from the coding sequence ATGAATTTTGACCGTCTAAAAGAAAAATTAGAAATTCTCGCCGATGCTGCAAAATATGACGTGTCATGCTCATCCAGCGGAGGTTCGAGGAAGAATAAGAAAGGTGCTTTGGGAGATAGTTCTGCAAGCGGAATTTGTCATACTTATACCGAAGACGGTCGATGTGTTTCTCTTTTAAAAGTTCTCTTAACCAATCATTGTATTTATGATTGTGCTTATTGTGTTTCCCGCAGTTCAAATGATATAAAAAGAGCTGCTTTTACGGTTGAAGAAGTTGTGGATTTAACGATTAATTTTTACCGCAGAAATTATATTGAAGGTTTGTTTTTAAGCTCAGGAATTTTCAAAAATGCTGACACTACAATGGAACGTTTGGTTCGAGTAGCAAAAAAACTTCGTTTGGAAGAAAATTTTAACGGGTATATTCATTTAAAATCAATTCCTGGTGCAAGTGATTTATTGATGCAGGAAGCGGCTTTGTATGCTGACCGATTGTCAATTAATATTGAAATTCCGACAGAAAGCGGATTGAAATTGTTGGCTCCAGAGAAAAACCGTGAGGATATGCTGAATCCGATGAAATATATTCAGAGCGGAATTACACAATACAAAGAAGAGAAGAAAATTTTCCGGAAAGTTCCAAAATTTGCTCCGGCTGGTCAGTCTACGCAGATGATTGTGGGGGCTACTAATGAAAATGATTTACAAATTATCAAAGTTGCTGATCATTTTTATAAAAATTATAATCTTAAAAGGGTTTATTATTCCGGATACGTTCCTGTTTTAGAAGATACGAGATTACCGGCTTTAACGACGGCAGTTCCTATGCTTAGGGAGAATCGGTTGTATCAATCAGATTGGCTGATGCGTTTTTATGGTTTTAAAGCAGATGAAATTTTAGATCCGCATATGCCGTTTTTAGATTTAGAAGTTGACCCAAAATTGAGTTGGGCACTTCGACATCTTGATCAGTTTCCGATTAATCTTCAAAGTGCAGATTATCAGATGATTTTAAGAATTCCGGGAATTGGTGTGAAAACGGCGAAGAAAATTGTTTCTGCGAGACGTTTTCAGGTTTTGACGATTGAGAATCTACAAAAATTAGGTGCAGCGGTGAATCGGGCAAAATATTTCATTGATTTTAATGCGGGAAATGTTTTCCTAAGACATTTAACTGATTTAAATTTGAAAAAATTATTAATTGGGGGAAGTACTTCTAAATTTCAGGATCAGTTTTCGCAACAGTTGACTTTATTTTAA
- a CDS encoding TIGR03915 family putative DNA repair protein: MTILLYDGSFDGLFTAIFEVFEYKFKDVEIISRERFHQENIFAEIHEVITQEAKSERVLNKLEENIGKSGIHELVKVFLSEEPDLEQIILSAVKQSIQYPKENILQNYADQDILRIAKICKSVSRERHRMTAFVRFEKMQDEVFFAKIDPDFNVLPLIRKHFKDRYQDQKWMIYDLRRNYGLLYDLKTCDFFYPEEKIDLNKYQQKFHDEEKNYQTLWQRYFFKTNIVERKNLKLHIQHVPKRYWKYLTEKNW, translated from the coding sequence ATGACAATCTTACTCTATGATGGCAGTTTCGACGGACTTTTTACGGCAATATTCGAGGTTTTCGAGTATAAGTTTAAAGATGTGGAAATTATTTCAAGAGAAAGATTTCATCAGGAAAATATATTTGCAGAAATTCATGAAGTGATCACGCAGGAAGCAAAATCTGAAAGAGTTTTAAATAAATTAGAAGAAAACATCGGTAAATCTGGAATTCATGAATTGGTGAAAGTTTTTTTATCGGAAGAACCTGATTTAGAGCAAATCATTTTATCTGCGGTAAAGCAATCCATTCAATATCCGAAGGAAAATATTCTCCAAAATTATGCAGATCAGGATATTTTGAGAATAGCTAAGATTTGTAAGTCTGTAAGTCGTGAACGACACAGGATGACGGCTTTTGTACGGTTTGAGAAAATGCAGGATGAGGTTTTTTTTGCCAAAATAGATCCGGATTTTAATGTTTTGCCTCTAATCAGAAAACATTTCAAAGACCGTTATCAGGATCAGAAATGGATGATTTATGATCTCAGGAGAAATTACGGACTTCTTTACGATTTAAAAACCTGTGACTTCTTTTACCCCGAAGAAAAAATTGATCTCAATAAATACCAGCAGAAATTTCATGATGAAGAAAAAAATTACCAGACGCTGTGGCAACGTTATTTTTTCAAAACCAATATTGTAGAAAGGAAAAATTTAAAACTGCACATTCAGCATGTTCCCAAAAGATATTGGAAATATTTAACGGAAAAGAATTGGTAA
- the pfkA gene encoding 6-phosphofructokinase gives MNGSAVKKIAVLTSGGDSPGMNAALRAVVRTANYYNIECYGVREGYNGLIHDDFLKMGPRSVKNIINQGGTILKSARSKEFMTKEGRQKAYDNCVRYGIEALVCIGGDGTFTGAKIFNEEFGIKVIGVPGTIDNDIFGTDNTIGFDTALNTAMDAIDKIRDTATSHNRVFFVEVMGRDAGFIALNSGLATGALDILIPERKDSIDELFANFRNAEKTGKSSSIVVVAEGEKLANIYELAEQTKTEFPEYDIRVAILGHIQRGGSPSCADRVLASRLGFGAVTGLMAGENNVMAGMRSNEIVYTPIEEAIKKHNEINKDLLLISEILAI, from the coding sequence ATGAATGGAAGTGCTGTGAAAAAAATTGCAGTTCTTACCTCGGGAGGAGACTCTCCAGGGATGAATGCAGCATTAAGAGCGGTTGTAAGAACTGCCAATTATTATAATATCGAATGTTACGGAGTGAGAGAAGGCTATAATGGTCTTATTCATGATGATTTCCTGAAAATGGGACCCCGTTCTGTAAAAAATATAATTAACCAGGGTGGAACTATCCTGAAATCTGCCCGTTCCAAAGAGTTTATGACCAAAGAAGGTCGCCAGAAAGCCTATGACAATTGCGTGAGATACGGAATTGAAGCTTTGGTGTGTATTGGTGGTGACGGTACTTTTACAGGAGCAAAGATCTTCAACGAAGAATTCGGAATTAAAGTAATCGGAGTACCCGGCACCATTGATAACGATATCTTTGGAACAGACAACACAATAGGTTTCGACACCGCTTTGAATACCGCAATGGATGCTATCGATAAAATACGTGATACGGCAACCTCTCACAACAGGGTTTTCTTTGTAGAAGTAATGGGTCGTGATGCAGGTTTTATTGCACTAAACAGCGGATTGGCAACCGGTGCCTTGGATATTCTGATTCCTGAAAGAAAAGATAGCATAGATGAATTGTTTGCCAATTTCAGAAACGCAGAAAAAACAGGAAAATCATCAAGCATTGTCGTAGTAGCAGAAGGTGAAAAGCTGGCTAACATCTATGAATTGGCAGAGCAGACCAAAACCGAGTTTCCGGAATATGATATTCGTGTGGCTATTTTAGGCCACATTCAGAGAGGAGGATCACCAAGTTGTGCAGACCGGGTTTTAGCCAGCAGACTGGGCTTTGGCGCAGTAACCGGATTAATGGCAGGAGAGAACAATGTGATGGCAGGAATGCGCTCTAACGAAATTGTGTATACTCCCATTGAAGAAGCTATTAAGAAACACAATGAAATCAATAAGGATCTGCTCTTGATTTCAGAAATTTTAGCAATCTAA
- the gap gene encoding type I glyceraldehyde-3-phosphate dehydrogenase, with the protein MSTIKVGINGFGRIGRLVFRAMTERDNIEVVGINDLINAEYMAYMLKYDSVHGIFPGEVSVEGNDLVVNGKKIRVTAERDPNNLKWNEIGADYIVESTGLFLDKESATAHINAGAKKVILSAPSKDDTPMFVMGVNHKELTDDIKILSNASCTTNCLAPLAKVIHDNFGIVEGLMTTVHATTATQKTVDGPSAKDWRGGRAALNNIIPSSTGAAKAVGKVIPSLNGKLTGMSFRVPTVDVSVVDLTVRIEKAASYEEICAVIKTASEGELKGILGYTEDAVVSQDFIGDKRTSIFDKDAGIMLSPNFVKLVSWYDNEMGYSNKLVDMLIHSASLSN; encoded by the coding sequence ATGTCAACAATCAAAGTAGGTATTAACGGGTTTGGTAGAATCGGACGTCTTGTTTTCAGAGCAATGACTGAAAGAGACAATATCGAGGTAGTAGGTATCAACGACCTTATTAATGCAGAATACATGGCTTACATGTTAAAATATGATTCTGTACACGGCATCTTCCCAGGAGAAGTTTCTGTAGAAGGTAACGATCTTGTGGTAAATGGTAAAAAAATCAGAGTTACTGCAGAGAGAGATCCAAATAACTTAAAATGGAACGAGATCGGTGCTGATTACATCGTAGAATCTACCGGTTTATTTTTAGATAAAGAAAGTGCAACAGCACACATCAACGCTGGTGCAAAGAAAGTTATTCTTTCTGCTCCTTCTAAAGATGATACGCCAATGTTTGTAATGGGGGTAAACCATAAAGAATTGACTGATGATATTAAAATTTTATCAAACGCATCTTGTACAACCAACTGTTTAGCACCTTTAGCTAAAGTAATTCACGATAACTTCGGTATTGTAGAAGGTTTAATGACTACGGTACACGCTACAACAGCTACTCAAAAAACTGTTGACGGCCCTTCAGCGAAAGACTGGAGAGGTGGTAGAGCTGCTCTCAACAATATTATCCCTTCTTCTACAGGTGCTGCTAAGGCGGTAGGTAAAGTAATTCCTTCATTGAACGGAAAATTGACAGGAATGTCTTTCAGAGTACCAACAGTTGACGTTTCTGTAGTTGATTTAACAGTAAGAATCGAAAAAGCGGCTTCTTATGAAGAAATCTGCGCTGTGATTAAAACTGCCTCTGAAGGTGAATTGAAAGGTATTCTTGGATACACTGAAGATGCTGTAGTTTCTCAGGATTTCATCGGAGATAAGAGAACTTCAATCTTTGATAAAGATGCAGGAATTATGCTTTCTCCTAACTTTGTGAAGCTTGTTTCTTGGTATGACAACGAAATGGGTTATTCAAACAAATTGGTTGATATGTTGATTCACTCAGCTTCTCTTTCTAACTAA
- a CDS encoding mechanosensitive ion channel family protein — protein sequence MDYGLSYVDTVYKVLQNWYIAFARLTPKLVVGILVFLFFLFTSKYLSVLAVKIMHKLFPKSKKEGSVITVIGIFRFIIVLMGCFIALEIMGFSGFLWKFIGSLGVAGVIAGVALKDLVSSIFSGLLIGIDKAFKVGDYISIGNHSGTVQDIGFLTTKLITDDGKKAYIPNQVIFNAPFYNITASPQRKIILDFEIPADEDIVKAQKSINDIILGQEYIDKQDKVEVIFTNLKQGVFNLQVKFWMKVGENMGYVKSDILMKIKSSLDADGIPLVTPTSINITNTGSGEIFKENNDL from the coding sequence ATGGATTATGGTTTAAGCTACGTTGATACCGTATATAAAGTTTTACAAAATTGGTACATCGCTTTCGCAAGACTCACCCCAAAACTTGTGGTGGGAATTTTAGTATTCTTATTTTTCCTGTTTACTAGTAAGTATCTGAGTGTACTTGCTGTAAAAATAATGCATAAGCTTTTTCCTAAAAGTAAAAAAGAAGGATCAGTGATTACCGTTATTGGCATTTTTAGGTTTATCATCGTATTGATGGGATGCTTTATTGCTCTGGAGATTATGGGATTCAGCGGGTTCCTTTGGAAATTTATTGGGAGTTTGGGAGTTGCAGGGGTAATTGCCGGTGTTGCTCTAAAAGATTTGGTTTCAAGCATCTTTTCGGGATTACTTATTGGTATTGATAAAGCTTTTAAAGTAGGAGATTATATATCGATAGGCAATCATTCCGGAACGGTACAAGACATAGGATTTCTGACGACAAAACTGATCACAGACGATGGTAAAAAAGCTTATATTCCGAACCAAGTGATTTTTAATGCACCTTTTTATAATATTACAGCCTCACCTCAGCGGAAAATTATTTTAGATTTTGAGATCCCTGCGGATGAAGATATTGTAAAAGCCCAGAAAAGCATCAATGATATTATTTTAGGTCAGGAATATATTGATAAGCAAGACAAAGTGGAAGTTATATTCACCAACTTAAAACAAGGGGTGTTCAATCTTCAAGTAAAGTTCTGGATGAAAGTCGGCGAAAATATGGGTTATGTAAAAAGTGATATTTTGATGAAGATCAAAAGCAGTCTTGATGCCGACGGAATTCCTCTTGTTACTCCTACAAGCATTAATATAACCAATACAGGAAGCGGCGAAATTTTTAAAGAAAATAATGATCTTTGA
- a CDS encoding peroxiredoxin has product MSIKLGDTAPNFQADSSAGKIDFYEYLGDSWGILFSHPADYTPVCTTELGYTAKLKSEFDQRDTKVIALSVDGVEDHKKWIKDINETQNTEVQFPIIADKERKVSELYDFIHPNASLTATVRSLLIIDPTKKVRLIITYPASTGRNFNEILRVLDSLQLVDSHTIATPANWNDGDDVIIPPSITTEDAKNIFPKGVNEIKPYLRYTPQPNK; this is encoded by the coding sequence ATGTCGATCAAACTAGGAGATACCGCACCCAACTTTCAGGCAGACTCATCTGCAGGAAAAATTGATTTTTACGAATATCTTGGAGATTCATGGGGGATCTTATTTTCCCATCCTGCTGATTATACTCCGGTTTGTACAACTGAATTAGGTTATACTGCAAAACTAAAATCAGAGTTTGACCAAAGAGACACAAAGGTAATCGCATTAAGTGTTGATGGAGTAGAAGATCATAAAAAATGGATCAAAGATATCAACGAAACTCAAAATACTGAAGTGCAGTTTCCTATTATCGCTGATAAAGAACGGAAAGTTTCGGAACTGTATGATTTCATTCATCCAAATGCTTCATTAACGGCAACAGTTCGCTCTTTATTAATTATAGACCCCACTAAAAAAGTACGACTGATCATTACTTATCCTGCTTCAACGGGCAGAAATTTCAATGAAATTCTGAGAGTTTTAGATTCTCTGCAGTTGGTAGACTCTCATACCATTGCTACTCCTGCAAATTGGAATGATGGTGATGATGTCATCATCCCGCCTTCTATTACTACTGAAGATGCCAAAAATATTTTTCCAAAAGGTGTTAACGAAATCAAACCGTACCTTCGCTATACACCTCAACCCAACAAATAA
- a CDS encoding TonB-dependent siderophore receptor — protein MKKPLITLGFLALSFSLSAQMRYTAESDTIRIQTIEDVNLHKTGNPNTAKPATTKSNLTVMENPQAISIVTHEIIEQQQAKQLSEVLQNVNGVYLTSARGGSQDSFGGRGFIFGNDNIYKNGSRVNSGVFPEVSGLERVEVLKGATAMLYGNAAAGGIINLVTKKPRFNFGGSVGLNAGSWNSYKPTVDVYGPISKNVAFRINGAYEYAESFRDVVKSEKYYFNPSFLFNLGEKSQLIIEADYLKNDLTPDFGIGSITNKDQSYTMIDWLPRNTFFGTDWQYQNVQQASTNVTFNHQINDKWTLNASASYQNYTKDYFSTERVQWAYASPTATRLSWNTPLNKTYNEQNYGSAQVNVNGDFNIGKTNHKVLIGTDADYGQSDANAYNLIQAPTNILFLDDPASWDNGSLAMPESTLNTKTRTTARRIGVYAQDFISLTKEFKVLAGLRWSYIENMPSLLTRFTTDVKTEVANSATSDNAFSPKFGLVYNPNDNFSAFVTYTNSFATNAGYTSDAVSNLDTSGNLTQVQSRVATLPKQGIRRTTVDQYEIGAKKNIWNNAVAVNVTLYQILYHNFYQNFFYVDTLGNVQTPDTNLKELAGKMRSRGVEVDITGNPNENISIIGGFSYNNSVYIDTPEKGFVEKQRLVRTPATTANASVFYKFTNYVPGLKAGIGVYYIGNRIAGWNDSKSTNITRKDVSRSFELEDYTTVSLSLGYEWKKFSIQGKVGNLFDVVNYNVHENYSVNPITPRNYYFTLTYKL, from the coding sequence ATGAAAAAACCACTGATAACTTTAGGATTTCTTGCACTTTCTTTTTCATTATCTGCCCAGATGAGATATACTGCTGAAAGTGATACGATAAGAATTCAAACGATTGAAGATGTGAATCTTCATAAGACAGGAAACCCCAATACAGCGAAGCCGGCCACTACAAAATCGAATCTTACGGTAATGGAAAATCCACAGGCAATTTCTATCGTTACCCATGAGATTATCGAACAGCAGCAGGCAAAGCAATTGAGCGAGGTTCTTCAGAATGTAAACGGAGTTTATCTTACTTCTGCAAGAGGTGGTTCCCAAGATAGCTTCGGTGGTAGAGGTTTTATTTTTGGTAACGATAATATTTATAAAAACGGCTCCAGAGTCAACAGCGGAGTTTTTCCTGAAGTAAGCGGACTTGAAAGAGTGGAAGTTTTGAAAGGTGCAACGGCAATGCTATACGGAAATGCAGCAGCGGGTGGTATTATCAATTTAGTAACAAAAAAACCCAGATTTAATTTCGGTGGTAGCGTTGGTCTAAATGCAGGAAGTTGGAATTCTTACAAACCAACCGTAGATGTTTACGGACCTATCTCAAAAAATGTCGCATTCAGAATAAATGGGGCTTATGAATATGCAGAAAGTTTCCGCGATGTGGTGAAATCTGAAAAGTATTATTTTAACCCTTCATTTTTATTCAATTTAGGAGAAAAATCACAGCTAATTATTGAGGCAGATTATCTGAAAAATGATCTTACTCCTGATTTCGGAATAGGCTCGATTACCAATAAAGACCAGAGCTACACCATGATCGACTGGTTACCCAGAAACACTTTTTTTGGAACCGACTGGCAATATCAAAATGTTCAGCAAGCATCAACAAATGTGACATTTAATCACCAAATCAATGATAAATGGACGTTGAATGCTTCTGCGTCATATCAAAATTATACAAAAGATTATTTTTCAACAGAAAGAGTGCAATGGGCTTATGCATCGCCGACAGCTACAAGATTATCTTGGAATACCCCATTAAACAAAACCTATAACGAACAAAATTATGGTTCTGCACAAGTAAATGTAAATGGAGATTTCAATATAGGAAAAACCAATCATAAAGTATTGATCGGTACAGATGCAGACTACGGACAATCTGATGCGAATGCTTATAATTTGATACAGGCTCCTACCAACATATTATTTTTGGATGATCCTGCTTCATGGGATAACGGAAGCTTAGCAATGCCCGAATCTACTTTAAATACAAAAACTAGAACGACCGCGAGAAGAATAGGTGTTTATGCTCAGGATTTTATCAGCTTAACAAAGGAATTTAAAGTGCTTGCAGGACTTCGCTGGTCATATATCGAAAATATGCCAAGTTTACTTACGCGTTTTACCACAGATGTGAAAACTGAAGTAGCAAATTCAGCTACATCGGACAATGCTTTTTCACCAAAATTTGGTTTAGTTTATAATCCCAATGATAACTTTTCAGCATTTGTAACTTATACCAATTCATTTGCAACGAATGCAGGATATACTTCTGATGCGGTCAGTAATTTAGATACTTCAGGAAATCTAACACAGGTTCAAAGCAGAGTTGCAACACTTCCAAAGCAGGGAATAAGACGTACTACAGTAGATCAATATGAAATAGGAGCTAAGAAAAACATCTGGAATAATGCTGTAGCAGTTAACGTGACGTTGTACCAGATTCTATATCATAACTTTTACCAGAATTTCTTCTATGTTGATACTTTAGGTAACGTACAAACACCAGATACTAATTTAAAAGAGCTTGCTGGAAAAATGCGAAGCCGCGGTGTTGAGGTGGATATTACAGGAAATCCTAATGAAAATATTTCTATTATCGGAGGTTTTTCATATAACAATTCTGTTTATATTGATACCCCGGAAAAAGGATTTGTCGAAAAGCAAAGATTGGTGAGAACCCCTGCAACTACAGCCAATGCTTCCGTATTTTATAAATTCACCAATTATGTCCCTGGTTTGAAAGCCGGAATTGGAGTTTATTATATTGGTAACAGAATCGCAGGATGGAATGATTCAAAATCTACAAATATCACCAGAAAAGATGTGAGCAGAAGTTTTGAGCTAGAAGACTACACTACAGTTTCTTTATCGCTAGGATACGAATGGAAGAAATTCTCAATCCAGGGCAAAGTAGGTAACCTATTTGATGTGGTGAATTATAATGTACATGAAAACTATTCTGTAAACCCAATTACGCCGAGAAATTATTATTTCACACTGACTTATAAACTATAA
- a CDS encoding Gfo/Idh/MocA family oxidoreductase, which translates to MQLVKVGLCAFGMSGKIFHAPFLKEHPGFFLSAVVERSREDSKNLYPDATIHRSVREMLQNADIEIVVVNTPVQTHFEYTKMALEAGKNVIVEKPFTVNATEAEELVRLAENKNLFLSVYQNRRFDRDYLQVQKIISEGKLGNIREVEIRFDRFRTEASGKEHKENPSQSGSGSVHDLGSHLVDQATQLFGYPEKLFADVFSMKGEAFANDYFEILLYYKDTLRVRLKSSVFTKEDHFAYKIFGDKGSFLQERTDNQENELAAGAIPINGKDWMQPLKESDGILNYSDENSESIRVLTSSQPGNYMNYYQQIYEHIVFGYALPSLGNEVIQNMKIIEASLESSKKGKVIELN; encoded by the coding sequence ATGCAATTGGTAAAAGTAGGTTTATGTGCATTTGGAATGAGCGGAAAAATTTTTCATGCACCGTTTTTAAAAGAACATCCGGGATTTTTTTTGTCTGCAGTTGTAGAAAGAAGCAGAGAAGATTCTAAAAATTTATATCCTGATGCAACTATTCATCGTTCGGTCAGGGAGATGCTTCAAAATGCAGATATTGAGATTGTTGTTGTAAATACACCGGTTCAGACGCATTTTGAATACACCAAAATGGCTTTGGAAGCAGGCAAAAATGTAATCGTAGAAAAGCCTTTTACAGTAAATGCTACTGAAGCTGAAGAATTGGTAAGATTGGCAGAAAATAAAAATCTCTTCTTAAGTGTGTACCAAAACAGAAGATTTGACCGTGATTATCTGCAGGTACAAAAAATTATATCAGAAGGTAAATTAGGAAATATCAGAGAAGTTGAAATCCGTTTTGATCGTTTCCGTACTGAAGCGAGCGGGAAGGAGCATAAGGAAAATCCGTCACAAAGTGGTTCCGGTTCTGTCCACGATTTGGGTTCGCACCTTGTTGATCAGGCGACACAGCTTTTCGGATATCCTGAAAAACTTTTCGCAGATGTATTTTCAATGAAAGGTGAAGCATTTGCCAATGATTATTTTGAAATTTTGCTTTATTATAAAGATACTTTGAGAGTGAGGCTAAAATCTTCTGTATTTACTAAAGAAGACCATTTTGCGTATAAAATTTTTGGTGATAAAGGCAGTTTTCTACAGGAACGAACAGACAATCAGGAAAATGAGCTCGCAGCAGGCGCTATTCCAATTAACGGAAAAGATTGGATGCAGCCTTTGAAAGAATCTGATGGAATCCTGAATTATTCCGATGAAAATTCTGAATCAATAAGAGTCTTAACCTCAAGCCAGCCCGGAAATTATATGAATTATTATCAGCAAATCTATGAACATATCGTTTTCGGCTATGCGTTGCCGTCGCTTGGTAATGAAGTGATTCAGAATATGAAGATCATTGAAGCCTCTTTGGAAAGTTCAAAAAAAGGGAAAGTAATTGAATTAAACTAA
- a CDS encoding ABC-F family ATP-binding cassette domain-containing protein codes for MNYVAAENLTKSYGIKTLFKNIAFNINEGDKIAIVAKNGSGKSTLLKILMGKEIADSGSVIINKDIQVVLFDQEIDFESDLTIEEFMMTLDSAPIKALKNYHKSLLSDDPDFMEKALAEMEIHKAWDLENEMTQILSQLKITDLEAKMGMLSGGQIKRVALAKLLTETRAEHRHTLLIMDEPTNHLDVEMVEWLENYLNKAKITLLLVTHDRYFLDAVCGIIWEMEDQNLYFHNGAYATYLENKMIREDNMNSTIDKANNLYRKELEWMRRQPKARTTKSKSRQDDFYETEKIAKTDTRKETLELDFEMKRLGNKILELKDISKSYGDKLLLKDFSYSFQRGEKVGIVGKNGAGKSTLLNIIQGFEPKDSGEIETGETIKFGYFSQKGLKYKEEERVIDFIKDISENFPLANGKTISASQFLRLFLFDDQTQYSPISKLSGGEKRRLHLMYILYQNPNFLIFDEPTNDLDLPTLTVLENFLLNFQGSLIIVSHDRYFMDRIVDHILAFEGEGKIRDFTGNFSEYRENVKLEEKNPKPAVVQKAETPVAVSIPKPQAPKKKLSFKEQRELETIEKEIPEFEAKRATVLEHLNNETEYDKIAKLSAELETLSGKLESHEMRWLELQEISGEA; via the coding sequence ATGAATTACGTTGCGGCTGAGAATCTTACAAAATCTTACGGGATAAAAACTCTCTTTAAAAATATAGCATTTAACATCAATGAAGGCGACAAAATTGCTATTGTTGCTAAAAACGGAAGCGGAAAATCTACTTTGCTGAAAATCTTGATGGGGAAAGAAATCGCTGACAGCGGCTCTGTAATCATTAATAAAGATATACAAGTGGTATTGTTTGATCAGGAAATTGATTTTGAATCTGACCTTACAATTGAAGAGTTTATGATGACCTTAGATTCTGCACCCATTAAGGCTCTGAAAAATTATCACAAGTCACTTTTGTCAGACGATCCCGATTTTATGGAAAAAGCTTTGGCTGAAATGGAAATTCACAAAGCCTGGGATCTTGAAAACGAAATGACCCAAATACTTTCTCAGCTTAAAATCACTGATCTTGAAGCAAAAATGGGGATGCTTTCCGGCGGACAGATCAAACGTGTTGCTTTGGCAAAACTTTTAACAGAAACCAGAGCCGAACACCGGCATACCCTTTTAATTATGGATGAGCCAACCAACCACCTTGATGTAGAAATGGTGGAATGGCTTGAAAATTATTTAAATAAAGCAAAAATCACACTGCTTCTTGTCACTCACGACCGGTATTTTCTTGATGCAGTCTGCGGAATAATCTGGGAAATGGAAGATCAAAATCTGTACTTTCATAATGGTGCCTATGCAACTTATCTTGAAAACAAGATGATACGTGAAGACAATATGAACTCGACCATCGACAAAGCCAACAATCTTTACAGAAAGGAATTGGAATGGATGCGCAGACAGCCGAAAGCAAGAACCACAAAATCCAAATCAAGACAGGATGACTTTTACGAGACTGAAAAAATAGCCAAAACAGATACCCGAAAAGAAACTTTGGAACTGGATTTTGAAATGAAAAGGCTGGGAAACAAAATTTTGGAGCTTAAAGATATTTCTAAAAGCTATGGCGATAAATTATTGTTGAAAGATTTCAGTTATTCATTTCAGCGGGGCGAAAAAGTAGGAATTGTCGGGAAAAACGGAGCCGGAAAATCTACTTTACTCAATATCATTCAAGGTTTTGAACCAAAAGATTCCGGGGAAATTGAAACCGGAGAAACCATCAAATTCGGATATTTTTCTCAGAAAGGTCTGAAGTATAAAGAGGAAGAGCGAGTTATTGATTTTATCAAAGATATTTCTGAAAACTTTCCTTTGGCAAATGGTAAAACAATTTCCGCATCGCAGTTTTTAAGATTGTTCCTATTTGACGATCAAACTCAGTATTCGCCAATTTCTAAGCTTTCCGGAGGTGAAAAAAGAAGACTGCATCTGATGTACATCTTATACCAAAATCCTAATTTTTTAATTTTTGATGAGCCTACCAATGATCTGGATCTTCCTACTTTGACGGTATTGGAGAATTTCCTCTTAAACTTTCAGGGAAGTTTGATTATCGTTTCCCATGACAGATATTTTATGGACAGAATAGTTGATCACATTCTGGCTTTCGAAGGTGAAGGAAAAATAAGAGATTTTACCGGTAATTTTTCAGAATATAGGGAAAATGTAAAACTGGAAGAGAAAAACCCTAAACCTGCAGTAGTGCAAAAAGCTGAAACGCCTGTTGCTGTTTCGATTCCAAAACCGCAAGCTCCAAAGAAAAAACTTTCCTTTAAAGAACAGCGCGAACTAGAAACGATTGAAAAAGAAATTCCTGAGTTCGAAGCCAAAAGAGCAACAGTTCTTGAGCACCTGAATAACGAAACAGAATATGATAAAATTGCAAAACTATCTGCAGAATTAGAAACCCTTTCCGGCAAGCTGGAAAGCCATGAGATGAGATGGCTCGAGCTTCAGGAAATTTCCGGAGAAGCTTAA